A region of Solanum dulcamara chromosome 7, daSolDulc1.2, whole genome shotgun sequence DNA encodes the following proteins:
- the LOC129895480 gene encoding probable calcium-binding protein CML15, which yields MMNKRGKQIMSRLQVDQLDQLRDIFSRFDMNDDGSLTHLELAALLRSLGLKPNGDQIHVLLANMDSNGNGAVEFDELVNAIMPDLINEQVLVNQGQLLEVFRSFDRDGNGYITLAELAGSMAKMGQPLSYRELTEMIKEADVDGDGVISFNEFATVMARSAAEFLGISVL from the coding sequence ATGATGAACAAAAGAGGAAAACAAATAATGTCAAGGCTTCAAGTTGATCAACTTGACCAATTAAGGGACATATTTTCAAGATTCGACATGAATGATGATGGTAGCCTTACTCATTTAGAGCTAGCCGCACTATTACGTTCATTGGGACTAAAGCCCAATGGGGACCAAATCCATGTTTTGTTAGCTAATATGGATTCTAATGGAAATGGGGCTGTGGAATTCGATGAACTTGTCAATGCAATTATGCCTGATTTGATTAATGAACAAGTATTGGTAAATCAGGGGCAGCTTTTGGAAGTTTTTCGATCGTTCGATCGCGATGGAAATGGGTACATTACATTGGCTGAGCTGGCAGGATCAATGGCTAAAATGGGGCAGCCATTGTCGTATCGCGAACTAACTGAGATGATCAAAGAAGCTGATGTTGATGGAGATGGTGTAATTAGTTTTAATGAATTTGCAACTGTTATGGCAAGGTCTGCTGCCGAATTTCTTGGAATTTCTGTTTTATAG
- the LOC129893985 gene encoding uncharacterized protein LOC129893985 — MANTASTIWPNEQQPLQQQPQQSVPNSSWHSSGSIGPFFAVISVLTVLAILSCLVGRYCRNRKPATPLDNIKQRDCSFGWLRSKLCWRSCSNCGESTNNDDGKGQDV; from the coding sequence ATGGCAAACACAGCTTCGACAATTTGGCCTAACGAACAACAACCACTGCAGCAACAACCTCAACAATCAGTGCCAAACAGCTCCTGGCATTCTTCAGGGTCCATAGGGCCTTTTTTCGCTGTTATCTCTGTGTTAACCGTTCTCGCAATTCTTTCGTGTTTAGTGGGAAGGTATTGTAGGAATCGGAAGCCTGCAACGCCGTTGGATAACATTAAACAGAGAGATTGCAGCTTTGGGTGGCTGAGGAGCAAATTATGCTGGCGGAGCTGTTCGAATTGTGGTGAAAGTACTAATAATGATGACGGTAAGGGGCAAGATGTTTAA